TCGACCGCAAGGGCGACAAGAAGGACGCCACCGTCCAGGCCGGCGCCACCTCCGTCGACCCGAAGACCGGCGCGGTCGTCGCCATGTACGGCGGCGTCGGCGCCACCGAGCACTGGATGTCCAACGCGACCCGCCGCGACTACCAGCCCGCCTCGACCTTCAAGCCGATCGTCCTGGCCTCCGCCATCGACAACCGGACGGTCACCCAGGACGGGCGGCGGATCGGCCTCGGCACGATCTACGACGGCACCAGCCAGCGTGAGGTCGTCGGCAGCGACATCGCCTTCGCGCCGGAGAACGAGGACGACCGCAGTTACGGCCCCGTCACCGTCCAGACGGCCACCAACAAGTCCATCAACTCGGTCTTCGCCCAGATGATCGTCGACGTCGGCGAGGCCGAGACCAAGAAAACCGCCCTCGCCCTCGGCATGAAGGACGGCCAGGACTTCGGTCTGAGCCCCGCCATGTCCCTCGGCACCATGGGCGCCTCGACCCTGGACATGGCCGGTGTCTACGCCACGCTCGACAACCACGGCAAGAAGGTCACCCCGACCCTCGTGAAGGCCGCCTCGCACAAGGACCGCAAGGTCGAGACCGTGAAGCCGATCGGCGACCAGGTCATCAGCCGCGAGGCCGCCGACACCGCCACCAAGGCCATGACCGGCGTCGTGCAGAACGGTTCCGGCTTCCGCGCCGCCGGTGACTACGAGGCCGCCGGCAAGACCGGCACCTCCGAGAACAACCGTTCCGCCTGGTTCGTGGGCTACACCCCCGAACTCGTCACCGCCGTCGGCCTCTTCGGCGAGGACGCCAAGGGCAACCAGGTCACCCTGACCGACACCATCAACCCCGGCCGCGCCAACGGTGGCCGCACCCCCGCCCAGATCTGGGGCGACTACACCGAAGGCGCCCTCGACGGCGGCTCCGACGCCCGCTTCGACCTGGAGACCGACAGCTCGGCCCCGGTCGACACGTCCCCCGAGCCCAGCGGGACCACCGAGACCTCGGAGGAGCCGACCGAGGAGCCGACCACGCGCTCCCCGGACCCGACGCCCCCGCCGGCCTCCACGGCCACCACGCCGCCGGAGCCGACCCGGGACCCGGTCACCACGCCGCCGGAGCCCACCCGGGAGCCGACGCCGCCGACCGAGGAGCCGTCCCCGCCGCCCTCGATCCAGCCGCCGGACATCCTCCCGACGACCGACCCGGCGACCGACCCGGACCCGGGGCAGACCGGTGACACCGACACCCGGCGAGTCGATCGGTGAGGCCGTGAGGCCGTGAGGCCCTGAGACGGTGAGGCCGTGAGGCCGTGACATGACGATGGCCGGACCCCGCGGGGGTCCGGCCATCGTCATGTCACCGTCGTGCTCAGCCGGGCGTGGACAGCTCGAACCAGACCACCTTGCCGCCCGAGAGCCGGGTCGCGCCCCACCGGCGGGCCAGCCGGTTCACCAGGAACAGGCCGCGCCCGCCCTCGTCCGTGTCGCGCGCCCGCCGCTGCCGGGGCAGCTGAGGCGAGTCGTCGCCGACCTCGCAGCGCAGCACGTCCGTCTTGAGCAGCCGCAGGGTCACCGGCCGCTCCGCGTACCGCACGGCGTTCGTCACGACCTCG
Above is a genomic segment from Streptomyces sp. NBC_00094 containing:
- a CDS encoding transglycosylase domain-containing protein; this translates as MGRPDKSKAKKRGIRRFFSWKKLLGTFFVFCLLAMGALYVVYLMVPVPTANAEATMQSNIYKYANGKILARTGEINREIVGLEKIPEPVQKAFVAAENKSFYRDNGVDIKGTTRAAWSTLTGQGKQGGSTITQQYVKNFYLSQDQTATRKLKEMVIAVKVDRQTSKSEILAGYMNTSYYGRSAYGIQAAARSYYGVDATQLTTAQGAYLASLLQAPNQYDWTSASTTGRKLVEERWNYVLDNMVGEGWLSSTERAGLKFPVPQKPKPAPGMEGQTGYIVEAANQELMRQGVSEEDIKAGGWTITLNIDEKRQKDLVKAVDRQLEAKLDRKGDKKDATVQAGATSVDPKTGAVVAMYGGVGATEHWMSNATRRDYQPASTFKPIVLASAIDNRTVTQDGRRIGLGTIYDGTSQREVVGSDIAFAPENEDDRSYGPVTVQTATNKSINSVFAQMIVDVGEAETKKTALALGMKDGQDFGLSPAMSLGTMGASTLDMAGVYATLDNHGKKVTPTLVKAASHKDRKVETVKPIGDQVISREAADTATKAMTGVVQNGSGFRAAGDYEAAGKTGTSENNRSAWFVGYTPELVTAVGLFGEDAKGNQVTLTDTINPGRANGGRTPAQIWGDYTEGALDGGSDARFDLETDSSAPVDTSPEPSGTTETSEEPTEEPTTRSPDPTPPPASTATTPPEPTRDPVTTPPEPTREPTPPTEEPSPPPSIQPPDILPTTDPATDPDPGQTGDTDTRRVDR